Below is a genomic region from Ictalurus furcatus strain D&B chromosome 27, Billie_1.0, whole genome shotgun sequence.
TTGCTTCTGTTCCTCTCACCCTCACATCCTAAAGGGGTGGCGCTAAGACTAAAGGAAAGGAAGTGAGGATGCAcgaataagaaatgagaagcacccaaTGAAACTTCTGtaaacacagagggagagagggaataatagaagactgtgtgtgtgtgtgtgtgtgtgttacagagcaCTGGTCACACAGATGCGTCGATGGAGAGCTGTGGTGCTGCAGCGTCTGCGCTGGTCGAGTCATGTGACCCGGGTGctggtggtgtgtgtgctgACGTTTGGCGTGCTCCTGCCCCTGTGCTGCCATCGCGCTCTCTACTCCTACTACTTCCTGAAGTCCTGGTACCTGGGGCAGAGGAGTGAAGAGGTCCTGAGGCGGAGCTACGAGGATGGGCAGGAGGCGCTCGCATACTGGCGGGACATGGTGGTGGGCGGAGCCGTGCAGGGGGATGTCTCTGAGCGGCCGGAGCTGCTGGTGACAGTGGTGACGGCGCGCAGGATCGATGGGCTGCAGTATCACTACCTGCTGCAGGTGATGCGGCGGTTGGACATCCTCCTGCAGGGATGTGGCGACACCCCTTGTGCAGCTGTGTTGGTGTGTGACGTTGAAAGCGGTCCCCAGGAGAACGAGGACGCAGCGCTGGTGGAGAAGCGGTTCCACGTGGTGAGGCGGGGGAAGGGTGTGGACCAGGACGTGAACGTGTttgagaaggagaagagagatTACGTGTTCTGTCTGCGTCAGAGTGTGGAGACGATGAAACCGAGGAACGTGGTGGTGCTGGAAGACGACGCTCTGGCCGGCGCCGACTTCTTCTCCATCATCCGCGATGTACTCAGCCGCAGGTTCATTTCACACTCGCTGTATGTGAAATTATATCACCCCGAGCGGCTGCAGCGCTACTGGAACCCAGAGTTGTACCGAATCCTGGAGTGGGTGGGGCTCGGCGTGTTTGGGGCGTCGCTGATTCTTCTCTTTCTGGGCTTCTTCCCTCGATTCTCTCCGCCCTTCTCTGtgcctctcttcctcttcctggtGGCCTACATCATGGTGGGGGCGGAGCTTATAGGGCGACACTACCTGCTGGAGCTGAGGCGCATTTCTCCGCAGCTGTACGCCGTGTCTCCGGCCACTGAGTGCTGCACGCCCGCCATGCTGTTCCCGGGGAACACGTCCTCCCGCGTTGCCGAGCTGCTGGACGCCGCCACATGTATGAGGGGACACGCCAAGGACATGGTGCTGTACCGCCATGCAGGCTCTGCCCACAGTCTCGAACCCAACGCCGTACAGCACATTGGGGCATTTTCCTCCGTCAGAGTAAATCCACTGAACCCACAACTCCTCTGATCCACAAATCTGCCCCTGTGAGGGAAATGAATCAGAATCAATCtgaactgaaataaatctgattcAGTGTGAGAGATCAGAGAATCAGTCAGTTCCGAATCAGAATCTGTCACAAACCAAATTAGTCAAAATCCAGAATTTGATTTCGAATCAGAACAAGCAGCAGAAATGGTGAAAATAATTCAGAATCAGCTGGAATATAAATCCGAATCAGACAGGATATGAATCAGTGTGGGTTCATGCCGTAGAGTTTAGCTCAGGTGATTGGTGACGCAAATAAACCTGAAGTGATCAGCACTGGTTAGTATTAGCATTATCATTAGTGCCTCTGTTTCACTTTGCGACCTCAGCACATGGGCGTGTATCTAATCTACAACAATCAGATAGAAAGAAATCAATCTCTCTTCTGCACTGTACATGGAAGTGCCTTTATCCTCCTGCGGGAGTTAAAcctgtgacctttgacctttgtgCTCCACTGAGCTCAGTGTAGACTCGGTGTTAATACATACTCTCGTCCTCCTGCAGACTagtttgacctttgacctttgtgGTGCTCATCATGCACACCAGACACCTTCAtcgcaatctgattggctctctgCTATATGCAAATGAGTTGGACAGTGATGTCATAATCAGGCATCAGACACGGAATTACATTCAGCACTAACGAGTTTTAATGCTCGGCTTTTGTACACTCTAGTGCACTTTGTAGTGTTTTTACCACACAACGGGtaaaactttaatttaatttaatctttAAACTCCGAACCAAAACTCAGCCAGTGATCCGAGATAATCTGGTTAACCTTtgtgcacttgtgtgtgtgtgtgaatgactttattttatttacaaagctTACTTATGCAACATTTTACTGTTCAGTTTGCTATGTTGTGTGTTGTAGTTTAAATTCTGATTCTGAATGATTGGAGGATGATTTATACTTTGTCTGAACACAAGTGGAAGATTTTTCAGGAAAAGTGTCATGATTTTGAAGCACATGCACATTTACTGATACGATGATACACAATAAACAtgataaacacaataaacacacatcaaaTCCAACAATACATCAAGTTTCTCACTGAGGGACATTAAAGAGTTTAAACTCTGAATCTTTTTGTGTTGGTGTCATgtttactgtaataaataaataaatatcacatcCATCAACAACACAACGTAAATTACCTTAACATCGGTGCTAATGTGAAGAATGTTTTGTGAGAAATGTTAGTAATTAGTAATAGTTTATAAACGCTGTGAATCAAAAGAGTCGGTTCAGTGTGTCGATGCTGATTCTGTGTCAGTGAATCAGTCAGGTTACTAATTGACGTGATGACACGTGAAATACACACTAATGTGAGTTAATGTGTGTAACAGACACTCTGTTTAATGCGCAGTGTGCAGTTTAATGTCCGGCCATGAACAacttattagtattattattcattactattattatttattactattattaaaattaaaaggaaaacaatctCACTTTTTATAAACACAtaaactggtgtgtgtgagagagagagagagagcgcgagatgATCATGAGTGTGTGGAGTTATGTATAAACCTGGCTCCAGTGCGCGCGCCGCGATTTCCGCTCCAGGCCGTCACATGACGGTCGGACTGCGCGAGCCCAACTCACCGGatccacacacgcacacgcacacaccgaTTTCTCCGCTCTGGGATGCGAGTGTGAGATTTCccgaaaaagaaaaagcaagtgtgagtgtgtaaaaaGTGAGAGAGGGAATCCGGTGTGGAGGTCACGAGCGCTGGATTTCctgcagaggaggaggagggaaacaAGCAGAAGGGGAAAAGTGGAAAGGCGGAGAGGaaaagaggagtgtgtgtgtgtgcgtgtgtgtgtgtgtggaggagagaaagggaagatgGCTGAAcaggagaaaggagagaaaataGAGACAGACGgagtgcagagagacagacagaacccCGACACCGGAGAACATGTAAGAAAAGCTCAGAAGAAGTGTCgataaaatatcacacacacaccgcggTATTCTAAACTCAACAACAcaacattcttttatttatcaCCGCGATATTACTGACTCTAACTCCTCTCAGCCTCAACACtactgtttatctctctctctctgtgtctgtctctctgtgtgtgtgtgtgtgtgtgtgtgtgtgtgtgagagagagagagagagagagagacagtgatcCATCCTAGAAACTCGCTAAATATGAAAAGACCTGCACACTAAAGCTGCACAGTTTTTGTAATcattaataacataataatattctatattattgtgtggtgtgtggagtgtgtacTTCAGGGCTGCACAATATATCGTCTGTACATCAGTATTGTAATATTATTGCTACTGATATATTacataactttaataataagtTAATGAGCTCAGATCATTATCACTGTattactgctgtgtgtgtgtgtgtgtttagaggttAAACCTGGCTGCGGTGTATGTATCAGATGCTCAGCACAACAGGAACATCATCTTTGACACAACACCACAGGCAGTGAGGtaacaacgtgtgtgtgtgtgtgtgtgtaaaggtggcATCACACACGATCTGTAGCAtctttctatgtgtgtgtgtgtgtgtgtgtgtgtgtgtgtgtgtgtgtgtgtgtgtaggctgtaCCTGTTGTATAATCACTGgctgctgcgtgtgtgtgtgtacgtcttCATCATGATGGATTTGGCGCTAGCACTGTTCGAGGAGCCTGCACTCATTCCTCTGCCCCTGTGGGTCAGTAATACACACAGCTCATTGTGTAATGTCAGCTGAGCGCCTGTTATCACAATATCTGAATCAGTCAGCATTACTAGCAGTGAGTCACATGGAGTCTgaatgaatcagaatcagatttAAATAGAATTGAATTCAAATGAATCACTCACTCAGTCAAAATATGAATCAACATAATTTACATTCAGAACAGATTAATTAGAATCAGTCAGACTCCatctgaatcagaatcagaactGTCAATTTGATCAGATTCAGATTAATTCACAATCATAATCTGAATCAGTTAGATTCAGATTCTAATTTCTAACTGATTCTGAGTCATTCTAACTGATtcagaatcatttaaaaattagaATTAGATTAATTTGCAATTGCAACAGATTATCAGATTAAtgataacactgtgtgtgtgtgtgtgtgtgtgtgtgtgtgtgtgttcctcagaCCACCTCAGTAATTGAGCTCCTCTGTCTGATGGTGTTTTCTGCACGATTGGTTCATTATGCTAAAGTCATTCCTCGCCGTGTTTTCATCAGAGATCCCAAAAACATCTGCATCATCGTCACTGTCACGGTAATGCCACTCCTTTTTCTCCTTTGTCTCCTTCATCCTACTATCATTCCCCAATTTCTCTGTTTTTCATGTGGACACTCTTCCTCACctgtctgtttatagctgtgcCCATGGCCTCAAACCAGACTGAACACACTAACACAATTCAGTAGATCTGTTAGACACACACCAGACCTTTGAGAAATAGAACTGCAGTGAGTCAGACTTATGCTTCagaggaagtgctgtttgcatGGGGGAGCGGGGGAGGTAAATATTAACCCCAGCTTTTACCCATTCAGCACTTCTGCTGTTAGATGGACAGGAAATTTGTCCCATTCACCTTTAGACAGTCAGAATGATCGTCATTAGTAGTTAACCCAAGGTGCTGTGAGTTGTTGATGGCGCCCcctgttgtgtgtgtctgtgtctgtgtctgtgtctgtgtctgtgtctgtgtctgtgtctgtgtgtgcctTAGTTTGCTGGTGAACCTGCTTGGCCCTAAAGCCTGTTGATTCATAATGCAGTGTTTGATAGAGTGCTGTTCTTTCTGTCCGGTCTGCTGACTGCCATTACTGTAAAACTTACTGTTgctattgtgtatgtgtgtgtgtgtgtgtgtgtgtgtgtgtgtgtgtgtgtgtgtgtttgtaagttGTGTGTGGTGGATCTGGGTGTGTATGGTGTTCTGAGATTGTGTGGACGCTCGGCTGTGAGATGGTCCAGAGTGTTGAGGCCCCTCCTGCTCATCAACATCACAGAGGGACGACAggtaacacgcacacacgcacaaataaATTTGTCAAGTTTTCTTTGCTTGTGTaaatgtatattgtgtgtgtgtgtgtgtgtgtgtgtgtgtgtgtgtgtgtagttgcgCAGGGCATTCAGAAGTATCCGTAACGCTCTCCCTCAGATCCTGGtggtgtttttcctcttcattttcAGTGTGTTGATGTTTTCACTCATGGCTCTGAAACTGCTGGGCaaacggtacacacacacacacagtacagctaACATCTATACCTCTGTTTATatccttatgtttattttattaatctgttcttttctctgttttttagGAATCTTAAAACTATAGATGGTGCTCCATATTTTACAAATTACCTGGAGATAGTTTTTGATCTGTATGTTTTAGTCACAACAGCAAACAGCCCCGACATCATGTGAGTTTCTCCTCCAAACACTCTTCAATTCATTAATGTCTCCTGTTTAACCCCCATATACACCTCAGCATGCATAAAACACCTCtaaaacatttctctctctctctctttctctctctctctctctctgtgtgaagGATGCCTGCATACAACTACAGCTCATACTTTGCCATTTTCTTCATCCTGTACATAGTCATTAACACGTATACGTTCATGTCTGTGTTCCTGGCTGTCGTctacaacaactacaaaaaGTATCTGAAGGTATGTggaggataataataattacaaaatatatttaatatgaagAAGGAAACATTACTGGAACTATAATGTTACTATAATCacttttggtgcttggacccgtAACAGTGTTCCAtgctctctttgtgtgtgtgtgtgtgtgtgtgtgtgtgtgtgtgcgcgtgcgcagGAGGAGGTACGGCAGCTGGTGAGGGCTAAAAGGCAGAAGTTGTGTCGTGCCTTTTCTCTGCTGCAGGAAGAGGGCGGGGCCGGGGAAGAGCCAACTGTCAATCAAGCACGCTGGAACCAGTTAGTGCGTCTAATTCAGCCTGACATCAGCAGTGCACACCGAGAGCtgctgtggagtgtgtgtgaccCTCAGAGCACCGGACACGTcggttagacacacacacacacacacactattagtCTAGTAAAAATTAAGTAgtaaaagtaagtgtgtgtgggtgtgtgttgtaGGGAAGGTGCCATTTGTGCAGTTGGCTGATTTGTTGAATATTCAGGTGCTCACAATAAAGTCTCACAAACACCCGCTGGACCGCTGGATACCTGCTATTTATCAATCCACCTTCAGCAAACTGATCCACAGCATGGTCAGGCACAGGtaactgactctctctctctctctcacacacacacacacacacacacacacacacacacacagtgctggtTTTAACACTTTCTCTTGGACACTTAGTAAATTCAGGAACCacagaatgtgtttgtgttccagtttaactgtgtgtgtgtgtttcagggtgtttGTGTACGTGTATGATGTGATCATCCTGATTAACGCAGTGTTTATCGGTCTGGATGAGGACAACCCGGCGGTGTCCATGGCGGAGTGGGTGTTCCTCACACTCTACATCCTGGAAATCCTGCTCAAGCTCTACACGTTCGAACCACGCACCTTCTTTGCCAAGCACCAGTTCTggaactggtgtgtgtgtgtgtgtgtgtgtgtgtgtgtgtgtgtgtgtgtgtgtgtgtgtgtcaatgttAGCTTCAGTATTGATTGTAATATGTCAGAACGGTACACCACCtcagtatgtggtttgggacgcagccacaGATTACAATTTGTCATTGTCTccggtaaaaaaacaaacaacccaaACACAGCTGTGGGCtccgtcccaaaccacacactacTGTACTGAATATTGTCAAGATAGTGTGCTTCTTATACTATATATGTTAACTAGATACTGTACATGGCATTGTACTAGAACTGTACTACAAAGCTTTTCTGGTTACCATGACAACTGATCACCATCTAACTCGGTTTCATTCCAAATatgtataataatttataatctgTAAAGATAATTCTCTGTCTACAGCATGTTACATACTGTCTAGCGAGCTTGATTAGTTGGCATGCTtaatttgtgtgcgtgtgtgcatgtgtgtgaacatgcttttgctctttttttcagGTTTGATACGATCATCATTGTCTCTGCTCTGCTGGCGACCATCATCAACAGTGCTTTGAaatcctgtacacacacacacacacacacacacacacacacacacacagaggctggAATTCCAGCCTGATACGTCAGTGTAACTAAAATGTCCTGGCGTtctgtatttattaaacaatactTTATCAGTGTGTCAAGTTCACTTCTTCAGCTGTACAGTGGAGCTATGAGCCTAATGTagctaacacacaacagaaGCTTATAGCCACCAGTAGCATGGTGCTGACATGGTGAGATGGTGCTTTAGTAACAGGTTTTGTTTGTTCCTGTAGCTGGAGGTTATACGAGCCGTCAGATTCTCGACATCGTCTTCATCCTCAGAGTGCTCAGACTCATCCGCGTTGTCGACACCATCCCCAGGTGTGGGGGTGTGGTAGTTTTCTGAACTACCATGatatttatgtaattttattagTATATTGTTAGCACTGATAgctgtgttttgtattttttatttgcattttgttttacagaaaaaattatttaatgtttcatttgaattatttcatTAGATTtactttggtttttttaaactgtttgagTTGATTGAagtttgcttgtgtgtgtgtgtgtgtgtgtgtgtgtgtgtgtgttcctggcAGGTTCCGTGCGATCATTAACACTCTGATTAAGATCGGTGCTCCCATGCTGACATTCGGGCAGCtcattctggtgtgtgtgtgagattcagTGTTATCGCAGGCTACGTCCCAAATCATATACTCTCGcctcctcactctcactccctTGCTCCCTCCCTGCAGGTGGTGTATTATATCTTTGCGATGGTGGGGATGGAGCTGTTTAAAGGGAAGGTTCGGTATTTTGGTGGTGACTCAGTAGATCATGCGCATCAGTTCTGTGGGAACGTCCTGCTGAACGGCTCGGCGTTCGTCCGCAACAACTACTGCAAGAACAACTTCAACGACGTTGTGTCCTCCTTCATCCTGCTGCTGGAGCTCACTGTCGTCAACCAGTGGCACGATATCCTCAAATTAAACACCACGAAAATGAATCTACTTTAAAGATCACTCTGCCACAGCAAACCAAACACAACGCTTATTTTAACACATCAGAAgtcagtaaatatttattatttatgcagtgtttgttttatgtagcatgtTATATGTCCTTGACTCCGCCCCCACTCCTGACTGGAGGCTTCACCGCTGTCACTCATGTTTCAGCGCGGATATTTTTCATCCTCTTCCACATTGTggtagtcatcatcatcatcaagtaAGGTTCATGATGTCGTCATGTCATCACCTCTAACGATGTAAAGCACGTTCCCCCGGAACCCTCCCCCTGATCCTGTCTCCCCTCCTTCATAGTATCTTCGTGGCATTCATCCTGGAAGCGTTCTTCATTGAGTACATGGTGGAGAAGAGCGAACTGCAGACAGCGCTGGAGAGGAAGATCGAGGAACTTAATCTGTGTGTGGAACAGTAAGTGTTCACCCCAGCTCTGTCCCAGATCCTAGCATTCATCACTCCTTGGAATGTGAAGTAGTTTTCCACAGTAATATTCAGTATTAACTCATGATTATTGCATCATTGTTGTGGTCTTGTGTTTTTAGGAACCATGTGGACAATAACCTGGTGGACGCGATGGAAACCCAGGACAATGATCTCGGCCCTGCTGAAGGAGTCAAAGCCAAACCCACCATCGTGTTCAAGATCAGCTCCACAAGTAACACACGTGTTCCATGTGCTATATATCTGTGCTGAGAAAGCGACTGTGCGTGTGCGTCTCTGTGaccatgtgtgtatgttctgcAGGGTACAGGACCATGGATGGCCTCCTACAGCGCATGTTTGAAACCGAGATGGACCTCAGCGCTGATGACATTGAAGAGGAGGAAACTGAGAACAGGACCTTCTCAAATCCAGCTTTCAGCTCCTCATAAGGGAACACACAGACTTTCTCAATGAGCTATAATCAAAATATATCTGTAAATGCATATTGCATCATCATCTATCTGTAGATGTGACATTGGATTAGACTGCGACCCTGTGAGAGCGGAAAATCAACGCGCTGCTGTTTGGAAACAGTATTTACTTTGTGTATAAGAAAGGATTAAATGGACACCTTGTATTTgcatatcattttatatattacaataaaagaggaatatgtttaatataatcTTCAGTTTGTGTGAAGGTTTGTGTTGCACGATGGTAAACCGTGTGCTATGCGTTATCACATCCGACATGAGAATACCGTGTACTAGACGAAACTTCATGCTAGCTAATGTAAGCAATGAAGAAAGTGTTAGATTTTAACAGGTTtgtctgttaaataaatcaggTTGAAAATGATAAGACTGAAATCCCAGTCATGTGATGTGACTAAGGTGAGCTAGTTTACTAGCCGTGTTGGTTAATGTTAGTGAAAATAGGCTTATAGGGATGGCAAGATGACGTATTCATCTATTTTCTTTACAtccatttgaatattttaatgtaaGTGAAAGTGGAGAAACGTAACCCCGGCCATTTTGGGGGCAAATAAATCCAAATTAAACTCTTAATGGattttgtaaacatttaaaacgaCGCGATTAGGAAAACCTCAGAAACCGTGCGTCAGATTCCTCTCAGCCTGCACCACAGAATTCCTTCACGAGCGCCggactgaccaatcacagcacgTCAGGCACCTGTAGGGGCGGGGCTTTGGACGAAAATGCCGCGCTCAGCACAAAAggcggctgtgtgtgtgtgtgtgtgtgtgtgtgtgcgcgcgcgcgtgtgtgtgcgtgtgcgcgcgcgctgcTTGTGCACAGGGAGAATGAGCATCCTTCTTTATGATGGCGCTAAATAAATCCCTGCACACGGAGTGAGTTTCACAGTAAAGCGAGGAGTCTCCGCTAAATCTGAATAAGCTTATGATGAGCTGAGGATGAGCAGGTGAGaatctctgtatttattattattattattattattattattattattattattatcattaaatcTGGATTTCGGGTTATTTTGCGATTAGCGAGTTGTGAGGCGCGGTGTATAATGTTCGTTAGCCTGTGTGACTATCACCTTACTCTTCATTATTATAAACACGGTTCTCTTTTTTGAGCGAGTATCCTGAACGGCCACTGTGTGGTGTTTCTCGGCAGTGATTGTGTTAAACGTGTAACGGCATGTGACAGTACTGACAGCTTTAATGTTAAAGCAGCTCGCTCCACTTTATAGGgattaattcaataaaaactCAGGACTGTGTTTAGTTGCTGTGTTCTCATGGTTCAGTGTGATGCTGTGTGTGACATTAGGTGAGAATGAAGAACATTGTGAGGTATTGtgtgatgagatgagatgagattagAGAGATGGCGTTATTCGAGGTTGCCAGGTTGAGTGACTGAGTCGCACTGTAATCAAATAAAACCGCGTCAGGCTTTTTTTTGAGGAAATCGTGGTGAAACTGGCAACCCTGCAGTCTGTTCCGCGTGCACCGTGATTTTGGCGCCTTCTGGCGGCTGAAGGCGGGAAGCGCGCACGTCTGAGCTGCAGTGCGGATAAACGCAGAAGGATGCGCGCGGGTTACCTCACAGCGCACTGATGTGGCCCTTACCTCATGgacattttacattttcctTAGTTCATTTCGGATCTTTGGACTATCTGGATTCGGGGTAAATATACTGTTGTGTATAacagtgtttagtgtttggTTTGGTGTATAGTAGCATAAGTATATTTGTATTGTGAAGGTTGATATTAGGTTGTAAGCAGCCGTCAGTGTTGAGCTAGCTTAGCTACATGTTAGGTTTAAAAGTGTGAAAGAATTATTCACTGTGAGCACTTttacttctctctctcaggtaAAGCACTGACCAGGTAAATGTGTCATTCTGAAACATGTTAAGAACAGAGGTGTTAAACAGAACTGAGTATTCTCCTCTCTTCTTACACACTGAATTAAACTTACCAAGGCCTTGAATAATCAGGTtatgagtaatgtgtgttaaatTAGTTGTAGTGATGGACTGCTGTGCTCCAGACATACTTCACTGTTTATTCAGAAAGCCCTTCATATAAAGTGCAGATGTGATTTTGACCCTAAAACAGTGTTGATGGTGGTCAGATCGTGTCTGAGGAGCGGCCGTGTCCCGATTGTGACTGTACAGAGGGAGCCGGCACAGGGTCACGTCCCAAATGAAGATTTCCAAGAAGCGGAAAGGACTG
It encodes:
- the pgap4 gene encoding transmembrane protein 246 isoform X3 gives rise to the protein MRRWRAVVLQRLRWSSHVTRVLVVCVLTFGVLLPLCCHRALYSYYFLKSWYLGQRSEEVLRRSYEDGQEALAYWRDMVVGGAVQGDVSERPELLVTVVTARRIDGLQYHYLLQVMRRLDILLQGCGDTPCAAVLVCDVESGPQENEDAALVEKRFHVVRRGKGVDQDVNVFEKEKRDYVFCLRQSVETMKPRNVVVLEDDALAGADFFSIIRDVLSRRFISHSLYVKLYHPERLQRYWNPELYRILEWVGLGVFGASLILLFLGFFPRFSPPFSVPLFLFLVAYIMVGAELIGRHYLLELRRISPQLYAVSPATECCTPAMLFPGNTSSRVAELLDAATCMRGHAKDMVLYRHAGSAHSLEPNAVQHIGAFSSVRVNPLNPQLL
- the pgap4 gene encoding transmembrane protein 246 isoform X2, giving the protein MSLPFDLLLFLSPSHPKGVALRLKERKALVTQMRRWRAVVLQRLRWSSHVTRVLVVCVLTFGVLLPLCCHRALYSYYFLKSWYLGQRSEEVLRRSYEDGQEALAYWRDMVVGGAVQGDVSERPELLVTVVTARRIDGLQYHYLLQVMRRLDILLQGCGDTPCAAVLVCDVESGPQENEDAALVEKRFHVVRRGKGVDQDVNVFEKEKRDYVFCLRQSVETMKPRNVVVLEDDALAGADFFSIIRDVLSRRFISHSLYVKLYHPERLQRYWNPELYRILEWVGLGVFGASLILLFLGFFPRFSPPFSVPLFLFLVAYIMVGAELIGRHYLLELRRISPQLYAVSPATECCTPAMLFPGNTSSRVAELLDAATCMRGHAKDMVLYRHAGSAHSLEPNAVQHIGAFSSVRVNPLNPQLL
- the pgap4 gene encoding transmembrane protein 246 isoform X1, yielding MKCVGSKRNTLRFLKRQKEDDQTASQDLRSQETDRALVTQMRRWRAVVLQRLRWSSHVTRVLVVCVLTFGVLLPLCCHRALYSYYFLKSWYLGQRSEEVLRRSYEDGQEALAYWRDMVVGGAVQGDVSERPELLVTVVTARRIDGLQYHYLLQVMRRLDILLQGCGDTPCAAVLVCDVESGPQENEDAALVEKRFHVVRRGKGVDQDVNVFEKEKRDYVFCLRQSVETMKPRNVVVLEDDALAGADFFSIIRDVLSRRFISHSLYVKLYHPERLQRYWNPELYRILEWVGLGVFGASLILLFLGFFPRFSPPFSVPLFLFLVAYIMVGAELIGRHYLLELRRISPQLYAVSPATECCTPAMLFPGNTSSRVAELLDAATCMRGHAKDMVLYRHAGSAHSLEPNAVQHIGAFSSVRVNPLNPQLL
- the tpcn3 gene encoding two pore segment channel 3 produces the protein MAEQEKGEKIETDGVQRDRQNPDTGEHRLNLAAVYVSDAQHNRNIIFDTTPQAVRLYLLYNHWLLRVCVYVFIMMDLALALFEEPALIPLPLWTTSVIELLCLMVFSARLVHYAKVIPRRVFIRDPKNICIIVTVTLCVVDLGVYGVLRLCGRSAVRWSRVLRPLLLINITEGRQLRRAFRSIRNALPQILVVFFLFIFSVLMFSLMALKLLGKRNLKTIDGAPYFTNYLEIVFDLYVLVTTANSPDIMMPAYNYSSYFAIFFILYIVINTYTFMSVFLAVVYNNYKKYLKEEVRQLVRAKRQKLCRAFSLLQEEGGAGEEPTVNQARWNQLVRLIQPDISSAHRELLWSVCDPQSTGHVGKVPFVQLADLLNIQVLTIKSHKHPLDRWIPAIYQSTFSKLIHSMVRHRVFVYVYDVIILINAVFIGLDEDNPAVSMAEWVFLTLYILEILLKLYTFEPRTFFAKHQFWNWFDTIIIVSALLATIINSALKSSGGYTSRQILDIVFILRVLRLIRVVDTIPRFRAIINTLIKIGAPMLTFGQLILVVYYIFAMVGMELFKGKVRYFGGDSVDHAHQFCGNVLLNGSAFVRNNYCKNNFNDVVSSFILLLELTVVNQWHVLTGGFTAVTHVSARIFFILFHIVVVIIIINIFVAFILEAFFIEYMVEKSELQTALERKIEELNLCVEQNHVDNNLVDAMETQDNDLGPAEGVKAKPTIVFKISSTRYRTMDGLLQRMFETEMDLSADDIEEEETENRTFSNPAFSSS